The following are encoded in a window of Lagenorhynchus albirostris chromosome 3, mLagAlb1.1, whole genome shotgun sequence genomic DNA:
- the GPX3 gene encoding glutathione peroxidase 3, producing the protein MARLFRASCLLSLLLAGFVPPSRGQEKSMMDCHAGVGSSIYEYGALAIDGQEYIPFKQYAGKYLLFVNVASYUGLTSQYLELKALQEELAPFGLVILGFPCNQFGKQEPGMNSEILPTLKYVRPGGGFVPNFQLFEKGDVNGEKEQKFYTFLKNSCPPTSELLGSPDRLFWDPMKVHDIRWNFEKFLVGPDGVPIMRWHHRTTVNTVKMDILTYMRRRATLEARGK; encoded by the exons ATGGCCCGGCTCTTCCGTGCATCCTGCCTTCTCTCCCTGCTCCTGGCCGGCTTCGTTCCGCCGAGCCGAGGACAGGAGAAGTCGATG ATGGACTGCCATGCTGGGGTGGGCAGCAGCATCTATGAGTACGGAGCCCTCGCCATTGACGGGCAGGAGTACATCCCCTTCAAGCAGTACGCTGGCAAATACCTCCTCTTTGTCAACGTGGCCAGCTACTGAGGCCTGACGAGCCAGTACCTGG AACTGAAGGCACTACAGGAAGAACTTGCACCATTTGGCCTGGTCATTCTGGGCTTCCCCTGCAACCAATTCGGAAAACAGGAACCAGGAATGAACTCGGAGATCCTACCCACTCTCAA GTATGTCCGACCAGGTGGGGGCTTCGTCCCCAATTTCCAGCTCTTTGAGAAAGGGGATGTGAACGGGGAGAAAGAACAGAAGTTCTACACATTCCTGAAG AACTCCTGTCCTCCTACCTCGGAGCTGCTGGGCTCCCCGGACcgcctcttctgggaccccatgAAGGTCCATGACATCCGCTGGAACTTTGAGAAGTTCCTGGTGGGGCCAGACGGCGTTCCCATCATGCGCTGGCACCACCGCACCACGGTCAACACTGTCAAGATGGACATCCTGACCTACATGCGGCGCCGGGCCACCCTGGAGGCCAGGGGGAAGTAA